The DNA segment CTTTTGCAATACGTTGGTTAGTGGCTTTGCATGCGCCTCTTTGATTTTTGGTTGGATCATACGGAAGACACAGATTTATGTAAATGGCTTTTGCTTCAAGCTAAACCTTTGCATTTGTTCACACTGCATCCTTTCTCCCATTGTGTTTTTACTTGAATCTCAGTTTGATAAGAGTTtgaagatttattttatttttgatgttttggaatGATAAAGGCTGATCCATATGCTAATTGTAAAACGGTTTTTATCAACTTCTTACTTGTATAGCCTTGCTTTATTGTCGACTCTGGTTTAGGTAGTCATAATAATACACGgggcttttgttttttttttcctctcaGATGCTCCGTATGGTGGCCAGCACTATCGGGTGCAACAAAATCCTCCACCGCCTGTGAATCAATCCAGTGCAGTGCCTACAAAGCCCTCACCTCCACCAGTTACAGCATGGCGTCCTCAGCCAATGCCACCTCCTCCACTTTTCATGAGCAGCAGTGGAGGTTCTGGCTCAAATTATTCAGGTTCCGAGAACCCACTTCCACCATCTTCACCTGGTATTGTGTTAGGTTTCTCCAAGAACAGATTTACCTATGAAGAATTAGCAAGGGCAACAGATGGCTTCTCAGATACTAACCTTCTTGGACAAGGTGGTTTTGGGTATGTGCACCGTGGAGTTCTCCCCAACGGGAAGCAAGTAGCAGTCAAGCAACTGAAGGCTGGAAGTGGACAAGGGGAGAGAGAATTTCATGCTGAAGTTGAGATTATCAGCCGTGTTCATCACAAACATCTTGTGTCATTGGTTGGATACTGTATCTCGGGGACTACAAGAATGCTAGTTTATGAGTTTGTTCCCAACAACACTTTGGAGTTTCACTTGCATGGTAAGCTTGTCTAAGTTGCATGTCATCATGCTTGTTTGAATTACTGGGCATGGCGAGTAATGTTCAGTTCATCTGGTAAGATGATCTAATACAGAATGTTAATGCAGGAAAGGGGCGACTTACCATGGATTGGCCAACTAGGATGAGAATTGCTTTAGGGTCTGCAAAAGGACTGGCATATCTTCACGAGGATTGTATGCTTTTTCACTCTCACTCTCTCCCTTGCATGCGTGCTCTATATTTAGGATTTTAGTCTCTTATTAACCTTGTCAATGTTTTCAGGTCATCCTAAGATCATTCATCGTGATATTAAGGCGGCTAATATTCTTTTGGATTTCAAGTTTGAGGCTAAGGTATTGATTTCACTTTAATTTCTTGACACTTTTAAACGCTTGAACCATAAACGAAATCCAAACAAATGCAACCAAAATGTCGGCCTTGACTTGTCTGTTTTATTTCATCTTTACTTAACCGAAAAGGATTTGCTTGTATCAAGCTGTTAACcaactaattaaaaaataacattctTTCAGTTTTAACACCAGTGTATAGGTTTCATTGCATTAGTTTTCAATTACTgtctttgtttttttgtttgtcCAAATGTATTTCTCTCTATTGTCATTGAGATGATGGATAAAACTGTTGTTTCCAGGTTGCTGATTTTGGACTAGCAAAGTTCTCTTCTGATGCCAACACTCATGTCTCTACCAGGGTGATGGGTACTTTTGGGTAAGAAGACTTATGCATTCTCTTTTCTTGTTATATAGGATTTGTGATTAAATTTTTTTGCCTCTAgttgtttatttacttaattctcactCTCTCCAGGTATTTGGCTCCGGAGTATGCTTCAAGTGGAAAACTCACAGACAAGTCAGATGTTTTCTCTTTTGGAGTCATGCTTTTGGAATTGATTACTGGACACAGACCTGTTGGCTCGTCTTACAGGGAAGACAGTTTGGTGGACTGGGTTAGTTATTAACTTTGGTCTATGATTGTCTATGCAAATACACACAAACTCGCATAATATCATCTGCATATTCTTCTCTGACTCTCTGAACCAGTTCCGGAAAGGAATTCTGGATTTACATTTCATAGATTCTTTATTAAGTAAATCTGATTTGGCATTGCAGGCTAGgccattgctcacacgagctatggaggaTGGAAACTATGATAGTCTGGCTGATCCTAAATTACAGAAGGAATATAACCACAATGAGATGACTCGTATGGTTGCTTGTGCTGCTGCTTGTGTGCGATATTCAGCAAGACGTCGTCCCCGGATGAGCCAGGTAATTGGtgtggtaaatttttttttaaatgtcattTTTAGTATTGAGGGTCTGCTATGTCTTGTTGATGGATATGACACTGAAGATGAATAATTGTGAAAGCAATCCATCTCTATTAATGGAAATTTAATTGTGAGCGACTGCATTTCTTAAGTATCTTGTGGGTATGATGGCTGCCAATCAAGTGGGGTAACCGGTGGTTGATGGTTTATGAGTGAACCGTACTTTCTGTTTGACCTTATAGTTACTCCTGTGTTCCATTCATAATTGTACTCTTAACCAAAACTTGCAATCAAATAGATCGTCCGAGCTTTAGAAGGAGATGCGTCATTGTCTGATCTCAATGAAGGAGTGACACCTGGACAAAGCAGTGTCTACAGCTCTTATGAAAGCTCTGACTACGATACAAACCAGTACAATGAAGACATGAAAAGGTTCAGGAGGATGGCATTGGACACACAGGAATATGCTGCTAGTAGTGAATACAGTGAAGCCACCAGTGAATACGGTTTATACCCTTCTGGCTCAAGCTATGAAGGCCAAACCACCAGGGAAATGGAGATGcggaagatgatgaaaaatagCCAAGGTTTTAGCGGAAACTCAACCTCGTAACGCAACATATACCTTATTACACTGTAAAGATCCCATCCTCTTGTCATTTTCATACTATAACTTGGATTGGCTTGTATTTCTTGAGATACCCCATACCACTGAAAATTTTAGCCCCTCTAATTTTTAAACCAAGGGTTttcattgatttttattttttttagtgattCACACAAATAGTAAATGATGCATACAGTTTGCCTGATTCTTTTATTTGTTGTTTAAATGTTGAAATCAGTTTGGTTTGCTGAAAACTAGACTTTGTCcttttattttgttgttaaaatgTTTCCTGTCAGTTTGCTTGGATTGCAAGTTTAGGAGTTAGGTTGGGCTCCCATGGTATATGGGTGGCATTAGTACGTAGCTTGTTTGCATTTAAATCAAGTTTCAACGTCAGATACACCAACTCAGAGCATCTCCATCAATGAACCATTGGTGGGAAGAaatcaaagaaacaaaatttaaGGCATAGAGTGTCAGTTTGAGTTAGGTTCAGTTGATGCTGTCATGTTCTTTTTCAAGTTGTGTTAgctttgaaaatgagcaaattttgAGGTAAAAAAGGAATAGGATGACGGGTGTGGCCACCATGGCACATTCCaactttaaaatttgaaaagctTAGCTGGGGTTGGGAGCTCACTTTATCACATGCATAACAAAGCAAAATTCTCTCCATTGGAAATGACAAAAAGTTGGCAGATTGTCTTTCTTTCGTTTTTTTGGGTGTCTGTGAAGGGTGTGGTCCTCTCCTCAGATAAGTTTTGTTTATGAATCAGATTAATTTGTGACAAAAGTAAACTACCCGATTTTTACTTgtattaaaaaatgtaaatttaaaattctatttttcgtaagctgaatctgtaaatataaaataaaaatatttatggagttaataTGAAAACATGCTAAGGAACGATCAAGTAACTTAGTCGAGAAAACAATCAAttaaagtttaggggttaaattgtaaaaatttaattgctattgaattttaattaagaaaagttTTGAGGACCTAAATAGCAATTAACCAAAGAGGCCAAAATGGTAAGTAAACCAATTGTTGGCATGAATTAGTGGATGATGATGACAAATCTCGCTTAGACtaaattatgattaaaataaGCTTAATTATGtcttaattatctaattaaaaaaGGTTATTAAGTTAAACTAAAACTAATCTGAGTATAAATAAGAGTATTAGTGGACTTTTTCATCATATTCTCTACTCTTCCAACCGTCCATACTTAAAAAACCTAAGAAAACTTTTAATTCATCCAACATTCGGCCACTAATTAGGTATGAAAATCAAgttctttttttgtaatttttatagatttatgatcatggGAGCTTGTTTTAGCTAGCTCATATGTCAATTTGACCAATTGTTGAATTTTAGCAAGTTGTCATTATTGATAAGTTGATGAAATAGGCTTAGAATTGATAGAAATTGAgcttaaatcataaaaatgactaaattgtaaacttagTTAAGCTTGTTTGTTAGCTTTgtaacattagggaccaaattgaataaatttaaaatttttcataaaattatgttGGAAATAGAAGAAATAGGGTCCCTAATGAAAAAATGTGAAATCGAAGTTTAATATGAATTTAGGAATAGAAAGATATGCTTATCCcgaatttagggattaaattgaataaaatataaaatatgtatataatcaaAAAGAGGATTAGTTGAATCATGCATCTCATGGCATTGTGGTTGTGAGCCACTGAACGACTATTATGTGTTATCATATGATATTGAttggtataaatatatttttgtatagAACCATAATTAGATAAAAGTAGAGCTAGTAGAGGAAAGGCAAAAATTGTAGAATAGTCTCCGAAGAATCTACCCGTTTTGTGTTTTGAAAAAGGTAAGTTATTATGGAACTTACTACCCTTACTTGTTTAATAGGTATGCTTGTATTTATTTTCACTTTACCTAAGCTTGAATCTAAGTTAATGGCTAGCAAATGTAATTGAATAGAGATGAATTGAAATGAGTGAttgatattatatttatttattgtaacTAGAAGTAGTATGATAAGAATCTTGCAATGTGTCATTAAATATATGTGTAATTCATgttcaaattcaatcaatggaatttgaaaaattgatatgtgataattataaaatatgaaaatgcaAATGTGGATAATTgatgcccatgtgaacttagtaaaaatCTAGTATACAGTTGGAATGTCAATAAGGTCATATGTGCGTTTATGTATGGGATAGTTGATGATATAGATATTATAACAAGTTATTTCGGGATTCATGTAAAGCCTCGAATTTTGGccctagaagttttgggttttgagCATAGAGACAGTGAGAAGGTTGCACTTGAGTGACTAGTTAGGCATTTTAGTGACAAAATGGACCTGTTGGTCTAGTGGTTGAGGGAGTGATAGTGCACCTTGAGATTTTGGGATCTAGTCCTAGTGTGAACATTTTGGAAagacattttctttttatttctgtGTTAAGATATGattattactttttatttatgttatttagtgatgatttttatttttatttggtatttttggattttaattgattTTGGGATTATACGTACCTTTCTTCCTCCCCCTCtttttggcttttcttttctttgctctttttttttgcaaaattggTTTTGGCTTTTTGGCATCAGGGATTTCCACTCCTCTGTCGTCTTCCTCGTCGTCGAATCAGGTGTGGGATTCAACCCTGTCTAATctacttttttttattgtaatgTAATTGATTCGGCTTTTCGTAAGGAGACGTTAACCCATTGATTTTGGGTTCTAGACGTTGGTAATGAGGGGATTACTCTTTTTTTGGTTGTACTTTTGATATTGCTTAGGTTAGGGACGGTTTAGGTGGCTAAAGCGGTGTTTTCGGGACTGATTTGGGGTGGTTTCGTGACCTCTTTAGCGGCCACACAGGCTTGTGTCGTGGTACATGGCTGTGTGGATTTGGGCACTAGGGTTTCGGGCTAATTGGGtacacatggcctagccacaagACCAtgtggctgatttggggattttttcggaattcacacggccgtgtcccttggGCAACAAGCGTGTGGATTCGGGAATTAGGGTTTCAAAGATTTAGAGTCACACGGCTTGGCTGCACGGTCGTGTGCCTGATTTGGGGATTAGGGATCCCACACGGACGTGTATTTTGGGACACTCGGCCGTGTCTGGTGGCCACACGGGTTTGTGAGACCCTCATACGGCCATGTCTACCCTACAccttattttagcaaaattaaacagtgagttacacgacctgttcacacgaccgtgtccctgcttcacacgggcatgtgcctctaGCATATGACCGTGTACCACTCTTCACACTGGCGTTTGGATCCCCACATGGCCTGGATTGCTCCACACTGctagagcacacgggcgtgtggccctatCTCGCCAAATAATGATTTTAGGTCAAATGTAAGTGTAATCGTAACTCTATGTGTTCCAACCCTCGACTAAGCTAAGCTTACTGAAGGTGGATATGACTCTGTTCTGACTTCGGTTTATGTTTTCATTGTGATTGGATGTGTGATATATTAGGTACTAATCTGAGTGTATGGGTGTATATACTTCTATAACTAATTGATTGGTTGTGAATGACTGTTCAGAATTGAGTTCTGAATTGGTACATCTGCATATATACAtttgcatacatacatacatatgcataaacTATTTTGGGTGGGGttttgaagagaaggaagattgaCTGAACTGAACTGGCAGCTGATCTATTGGTTATTAGCCTCTAATACCCAGAGGACCATGGGCGGTCCCAATACCCTGAGGGTTGTGGACAATTTGACTGTACGGTGGACTACTGCACTGCACTGTGCAGAACATACGCCAGTATCGCTACGTATCATTGACTGAATTGGCAGTTTTACTACAACTAACGGTATAGTGGTTCACAGCATTGCACTGTACCGTATGTACATTACACATGCTACGTACCACTATATGGTCTAGCAGTTTATACTGCATGTCTGTACCGCGATTTACCGTATTGCACAGTACAACTTATACACTAGCTTTGCTACGTAATATACGTgactggcagtttatctgcatacTGTTAGCCCAATACCCAGAGGGTTGTGGGTAGTCCCAATTCCCTAAGGGTTGAAGAAAATGCTGATGTCCATCGTTGCCGGGCAACCTGGGATGACATCatttggagtgtagggttagATGGGATTTTCGAGGTCCTATAAGGAGTGATTGGTTGGATGAGTTTACTAGATCAATTGAGGAGTGATGGGGGACGGAggggtgtgttggctggatgggtgggtgtCTTTAACTCAAATGCATTCATATGCATCTGATTGATCTGTTTGACTGAATTGAAACTTGTAAAAGATTGAGAATTACTGACACCGTGATTGAATGTGATACTGTGAATGAATGTGATTGTACTGTTCGACTAGAAGGCACTTGTGCCCATGAGAATTTCGTAGACTGTGACTACGACTGACTGACTAATAAATTGCTGTGACTGTTTGAGAATTGTCGATACCGTGCTTAAGAGGGCACATGAGACATAAATGTGTATCTGACTGATCGAGTTGAACATCTATCTGGATAGTACTGCGGTTGTGTAGCTGAGTGTAATTTTTATTATGCTTTAAATAATGTTGCCTGCCGGTACGTCTGTTTCGAACATACCAACTATTTCTGTATAGCTCTGTAAGTATGTTCTTCTTCTAAACTGCTACTGGTTTTCTGTTCCCATTTCTGTAGTTTAATTGGTTTaatctcacactgagctcgagtagctcaccccctcttttGTTTCCCCTTTTCAAGTACAGTTCTGGATTCTGGATGTTGGACTCCGTACGCGGAGGTCTCAGACAGTCTTGGAGAAATGAGCTATAGGTTTAATTGCTATTTGGTTTTAGTTTGAACTGTAAAAGCTTTATAAAACTTTGGTACAATTTTCTTATATGCAATATTCGTATATTTTAGACTGGCAACTTTTCAAATAGAATTATTAAAACGATCATTGGTTTTTGGTTTGCTATGAAATAAATGGGTTTAAGTAATAAACGGgtttgtttttgtaaaattttctcaaGATCACTTCTGTGATCAATGTAGCATCTCGGATTCGGTGTAGacttctaggctaggtttggggtgttacaattcagcATCTATTGCGGATCATCAAGTATTCATTGTCTCTATAGAAACCTTGGTGTGGTGGAGAaatgtatttgaatatgtttaaacATTTGATGCCTATAGgctttgcacttcggtgccttgATATGGTGTAGTTTATGCTCAAATGAGCTATCATGGTGTGGTGTAGTTCACCCATGTGTTCGAGTCTATTTTATTAGAGTTCAATTAGGTAAAACATTGAATCttgaaattgaaaaatgaaatgaatcaaatttgataaatttttatgaTACGTGATTCAATTGAAACAGCATGGACTTGTGGATTGATGATAGAATATGACATTGAGATAAATATATGTAAATTGGTACAAATTTGTAATGCTTTGAGTTATGTTTATAATGTTTGATACACATGAATACTTATGTTTCTTATGCTCAACTTGCTGTGACATTAAGTGTCATTCTCTAGCTAAATGTATGCCAAAACCTTTGGTAGTTAACATGTTTACTTATGAGTAAGGTaagtgtaacaactcgatttttcATGGTACCAAAAAATGCGGTTTCAAAACCCCATTTCCATAAATCgagcttgtaaatattaatatttaatatttacgagtctattataaaaatatataaaagtttggTCCAGCAATTTTGCTAAATTGATAgctaattaaggtataaggactaaattgtaaaagtccaatcgctataggtttttaattggccaaagacttagggacttaaatgaaaattattcAAAGATCCAAAATggttattaaataatttataattagagGTTATTGGAAATGATGTCAGGTTATTAATTTAagctaataattaaattaattaaagtaaaacatGGTTTAATTAAACTATGTTAGATTAATTAGTAgttaattatgatatatatacaaAGTTAGTGGAGGAAAATGTTATCATCTTTCTCACTCCATCATTTTCGTCTcaactaaaagaaaaataaaagggaaaaaatttTCTAATGTTTCAAACTTTTTGCTAAAAGCAAATAAGTAATTTcaagtctttttcttgtaatttttatgtttttgaggtcatgggagcttgatttagctagcccatgcatCGATTTGCAAAATTGTCAAAGTTTTTGAAAGCTttcatttttgattttttttaaagattttggtgttaaatttataaattttaagcttagattatgaaaagggactaaattataatgtttaattgttGGTTTTATACATAatgactaaagtgaataaaatgtgaaattgatgtgaaattttgattataataGACAGTAGAGGGTCTATAATGAATGTAATTGAGGTTGATTTTCAAATtgaagctcaaaattgaaagttatggcTATTTTAGTTTCAGGGAGTAAATTgagtaaaatgtaaaaatctaggcatatcaaaaaataaagtttcataggttcattcatatcatgatatagtgtataaatgtttgatatttgatggattgaatgaaataattgtatagatcaggAATTGGATCAAACCAAAGATAATTgaggaaaagccaaaattgtcgattagtccctgaagattcaatttgtttgttgttttgattaggtaagttcatatgaaatttattattttatttatattatgtgATAATTGTGTTTAAATTTCATCTATATGTTAGATATAATTAGAATTTAGTAAAAATAGCATGTGTGACTTATAtggattgaattgcaaagttaTGTGAATATTGGCTATTATGAAATAGAACAGGGTAAACATTTAAATGTTGATTGATTATGGGACTggtaaatgaaaaaggtaaaaaatatGTTGAGCATGATTTTATAACTTAAGGTATTCTTTAGTTGAATTATGTTAAGCTTTAAAATTGTTTAGTTAATAATTGGCATAGTATGATGAACATGTTGAGATTTGACAGAAGCAGGGGCAaagccagaacaattttttaggggggcggatgaaattttaatgttttatagtttatatctttataatttttaaaggattaaatcaaatttttataattttaggtggggccaaagtgtaattttacctttactaatttaatttttttaaaaaattaaggcctaaatagaaattttacattttagggggggtcagggcccatgccagcccccctggCTTTGCCCGTGGATAAAAGTATTTGGGTATGGATAGatgtaatgtattttttttagattaaatgttaaatatttgGGGTTTATGTTAAAGATTGGTTGTCATTAGCTTGGCTTAATGGCTACATTGTTGTGTAACGTTGAATGAAACACTTAGGAAATGGTTTGAAATGTCCAAGGCTATAAGTGAGTTAGTTGAAAAATCTAGTTAGATGGATGAACATAGAAATGGTATATATATAGTTAAGCATCTATTGACTAGTCTGGTATGTTCTTGAACATTTCAAGTCAAGATTATTAATTAACTTGATTCTTAATTGCATAATGAACATGAAAAGATGGTAAGTAAAATGCTTTATACATGAATCATTGAATTGGATAGTTTACTATGTTTATATGAATCATATGATTGGTATGTGATGTTCAATGGTTGAATTCAAAATGTTACAAACTAGTTTTGTAATGATTCAAAATTCATGAGCATCGAAAAAGTTTATTGTCGGGCCTTCGTTTTAGTAAaacgaattcgtaaatatttattaaaaatatttaccaaGTTAGTTAtgtatttaattaagttttggtTAGGCGAATTAGCTAGAATTaagaataattaagaaaaatgactaaataaaaaggactaaataggaaattatGTCAATTTCCAAATTTGAGGCAGCAtaagcataaaaatctaagatttttatgtgttaaaatatattattagattattattatattaaattatattattattaaataaaataaatagagacaaaTGTATGGTACTGAAACCATACAtgtgtaatagtaataataaatatatgtacacttgtaatataattatatatttacttgttatataagtaaaaatatttatattattataatatattattattaaattaataaaaaaaggaattaaagtaaaataaacgaaacaaatgaataaaaagaaataaagaacaaaatTGGGGGACGAAAACAGAgaaggaaagaaggaaagaaagggaaagaaagaaaaaagggaaattagggattttaaagtttgaagtttaattggtaagttaatttaagtcattttcttgtaatttttgagtttttatgatccTAGAATAAAATACTACTAAGtatatgctgaaattttggaAGCTATTAGATTTTTAGATGCTAATTTTGTTGAGTAAAAATGtgaattagagattgaattaaTAAAACTTCTAATTAGAATTGGGAGAAGGATTAAACGGTAGAATAGGCTATGTATTGGATGGaactgaatgaaagaaaaataattaggctGGAGTTAATTCAAGAAACAGAGGAGATGGTTAAAAAGAAAGATTGAAGGCAGCCTCTGACAGACAGAAATCATAAGCGAATTTGAAATGTTGGGACATTGAATACTCTGTTGGTAATAAGGTATTTCTTAAGGTGTCGCTTTGGAAGAAAATCTTGAGGTTTGGTCGGAAAGGAAAACCGACCCCTCattttattgggccatatgagatcgTGAAAAGAAT comes from the Gossypium hirsutum isolate 1008001.06 chromosome A06, Gossypium_hirsutum_v2.1, whole genome shotgun sequence genome and includes:
- the LOC107962675 gene encoding LOW QUALITY PROTEIN: proline-rich receptor-like protein kinase PERK1 (The sequence of the model RefSeq protein was modified relative to this genomic sequence to represent the inferred CDS: inserted 1 base in 1 codon), producing MSSSPPPRATPAPTSPPSTNSTSPPPSSAASPPSSTSSXPPPATPSAPPPSTTPSPPTPSASSPPRSSSTSPSTPTTTSPLPPSSSSPSPPSSTSTTPRGSGTPSRPPPSRSSGNPSRPPPSRSSGTPSRPSPPSESSNGVSTGLVIGIAIGGVAILLLLSLFCICCKKKSRRRRRDDESYYMPPLPPGPKDAPYGGQHYRVQQNPPPPVNQSSAVPTKPSPPPVTAWRPQPMPPPPLFMSSSGGSGSNYSGSENPLPPSSPGIVLGFSKNRFTYEELARATDGFSDTNLLGQGGFGYVHRGVLPNGKQVAVKQLKAGSGQGEREFHAEVEIISRVHHKHLVSLVGYCISGTTRMLVYEFVPNNTLEFHLHGKGRLTMDWPTRMRIALGSAKGLAYLHEDCHPKIIHRDIKAANILLDFKFEAKVADFGLAKFSSDANTHVSTRVMGTFGYLAPEYASSGKLTDKSDVFSFGVMLLELITGHRPVGSSYREDSLVDWARPLLTRAMEDGNYDSLADPKLQKEYNHNEMTRMVACAAACVRYSARRRPRMSQIVRALEGDASLSDLNEGVTPGQSSVYSSYESSDYDTNQYNEDMKRFRRMALDTQEYAASSEYSEATSEYGLYPSGSSYEGQTTREMEMRKMMKNSQGFSGNSTS